The sequence CCGGATGCTAGCGGGTGCCCGCGCCTCCTACCGCTGCGTGCCGCGTCGCGGCCACCAGGCTGGCATGAGGGTCGCGATGCGGGCGGCCTCGGCCGAGGCATCCGTCTCGTCACTGAGCGCCCAGGTCTCGATCGCACCGACCAGACCGCCGGCGACGTACGCGGCGGCCTGCTCGATCGCCTCCTCGGTGCGCGGCGCGCCGGGCACACGCTGCTCGCGCCAGACCTCGAGCGCGAGCCGGGCACGGTGCCGCAGCCGGTCGTCGACTGCGGTGCGGAAGATGCCGCGTGTGACCGGACCGAACAGCGTGCGGTACCCGGCTCGCTCCTCGGCGATGTGGTCGAGGATTCGTCGCATCGAGCTCAGGTACCGGTCGGCGACCTCCTCGGGCGCCTCGGCTGTGGGCTCGACGTCGACCTCGGCGATGCGGTCGATGTCACGGCTGAACTCGGCGAGCGCGAACTCGGGCACCCCGTCGGCGTGCCCGTAGAACGTCGTGCGGTGCACGCCGGCCTCGCGGCAGAGCTCGGCGACCGTGATCTCGTCGAGCGGCCGACGCTCGAGCAGCCGCGTGAGCGCCGCGACGAGGGCCTGGCGCGTGCGGATCTGTCTCGGGTCGGGTCGCATCTGATCAGGGTAGTCAGGCTCGCGAGGCATGGGCATCGAACGGGTGGATGCCTCGGGCGAGGCATCCACTCGCCCGAGGCGTGCGCGTCTCGGGCCGCGCTCAGCTCTCGTAGTGGGCGAGGCCCGCGGTCTCGCCGCCGTCGGCGACGAACTCGGCGCCGGTGGAGAAGCTGGACTCGTCGCTCGCGAGGAACAGGACGAGGTTCGACAGCTCGATCGGCTCGCCGACTCGGTGAAGCGCGACGTGGTTCTGCGGCGTGTCGAGCTCGTCGGTCATCGGCGTGCGGATCACACCGGGGTGCACCGAGTTCACGCGGATGTTGTACTGGCCCAGGTCGAGCGCGGCGTTCTTCGTGAGCCCGCGCACGCCGTACTTCGCGGCGTTGTAGCCGGGCAGCGCCTCGTAGCCCTGTAGGCCGGCGGTCGACGAGATGTTGATGATGGACCCCTTGCCGCTCTGCTTGAGCGCAGGTGCAGCGGCTCGGATGCCGTAGAAGACACCGGTGAGGTTGATGGCGATCATCTTGTCCCAGGCCTCGAGCGAGTACTCGTCGACCGGGCCGAAGTTCGCGATGCCGGCGTTGTTCACCACGACATCGAGTCCGCCGAACTCATCGACGGCGAGCTTGACGGCCTGCTCCCATTGCGCATAGTCGGTGACGTCGAGGTGGACGTAGCGGACGTTCTCGCCGAGCTCGGCCGCGAGCACCTCGCCCTCGGCGTCGAGCAAGTCGCCGATGACGACCTTCGCACCCTCCTCGACCAGAAGCCGGGCGTGCGAGGCGCCCATGCCGCGGGCACCTCCGCTGATGAGAACCACTTTGTTACTGACGCGTGCCATGTGTGACCTTCCTCTCGATTCCGGGAACGGGTGCCCCGGGCGGGTCGGCATCGTCGCGGGCTCGTGGCGTCGTGGCTGGTGCCGACCACTTCGTCGGTGTACGTGTCTATTCTACACATGTCGAATAGAAGGCTTATTAGAAGCCCACCGTTTCCTCGTACACCGCCGGTGGACGGCGGCGACGGCGGTGCGCCGAGTTCAAGCCCGGGCGCCGGCCTGAGTCCGGGTCCGGGTCCGGGTCTAAGTCGAGGGTTGAATCGGAGTCCGAGTCCGGGTCCAGCTCGGAATCCGAGTCCGGGGCCGGGGCTAGCTCTGAATCGGAGTCCGAGTCGTCAAGGTCGCCGCATTCGTCGCCGGGATCTGCCGCGTCGGCGAGGACTTCGTTCTGCCCGAAGGCTCGGCGAGCTGCCTCGATGGCCTGCTGGAGGCTGCCGGCACGCAGATCACCTTCCGGCGTGGTGCGGTACACCGCGCCGGTCAAGGAGGTCCACTCGAGCACTCCCCCGTCGAGGTGCCTGAGCGACCACGCGGTCTCGTGTTTCAGATGATGGTGGAACGCGCACAAGTGAGCCAGATTGTCGTGAGCGGTCGCGCCGTGGTCGGCCGCCCAAGCCGCGCTGTGGTCGACCTCGCACCGAACCGCACGCCGTGTGCACCCCGGAAAGCGGCACGTACGGTCGCGCACCTGAAGCCACGTTCGAAGGTCAGCCGGTACCCGATATGAGCCACGGTCGACGTCGAGCACCGCACCGCTGATCGGGTGGGTCAGCAGCCTCGTGAACGACGGTGCGTTCGCGGCCAGACGCCGAGCCGTCTCCGCATCGATCGGACCATAGCCGTCGAGGTCGGCCGGCGACTCGTCGAGACCGAGCAGGCTGAGCACGGGCACCGTCACGTGCACCGTAGGACGAATCGAGGCGAGTCCCGTGCCGGCCGCCGCGTCGCCGACCGGCGCCCCGTACAGCAAGAGGTCACGCGCGAGGTCCGCCTCGAGCTGCGCACAGGTGCGCGACTCGGACGCGTCGGCCTTCGCCACGGTCACCGCTTGCTTCAGCCGGTCGCGTACCAGCAGCGCGTCCGTCGCGCGCATCTGCACGGCGAGCCACGCCATGCCATCCGGTGCGGGCTCGAGCTGCACGGCGCGGTCAGCGAACGCACGCTCATGACGTTGCACGACCGTCTCGATCTGCACCTGCTCGAGCAGCCGCTTCGCATCATGCCGCAGCTTCGCAGGAGTCACGCCCCGCGCCAGCGAGGCAAGCTCGGCATCCGCCCTCGCGAGCGCATCGGATGACCCTTCGACGGCACTCACAGCCTCGACGATGACGCGCACGTGCGCCGCGTCGATCTCCCCCTCGCTCATCGCCGCCAGCGTCGATGGAAGCGCCGTGCAGAGCATGTACGACTCCGACGCGAGGCGCTGCATCGTCCGCTCGGAGACCCGCCACGCGACAGCGAGTTCCGCGATGACCGCACGGCGCGCGAGCTCGTACTGGCCGGTACGCCCGAGATGAGACGAGACGAATGAACGTGCGCGGCTCACCGCGAACTGGATCGCCTCGTGGATCGAGACAAGGCGTTGGGCATCGAGTCGAGCAAGCGCCTGTCTGAGCTCGACGGATGCATCGATCAATGCCGCGAGTTCGGCCTGCGCCTCCACGTGCGACCCGATGTCAGCGGGTGGTGGAATCATGTCTTGCATGAGCAGCAAGATATCACTATCCTCGAATGCGTGTTCGAATCTTTCCACACCCGGCGAGCACCGCAGCGGAGCAGATCAATGAGCGGCGGCGGGTGGCGGATTGCAGGGAGAGAGGTGATGGATTGGAGGAAGAGAGGCAGTGGATTGGAGGGAGAAGTGAGGGGCTGGGCACGGTGGAGTTAATGAGGCTGGGCACGGTGGAGATGAGGAGGCCTGGCACAGGCGAGGCCGAGGAAACCTGGTGAAGGCGACCGAGGTGCAGGCGACCGAGGTGCAGGCGACCGAGGTGCAGGCGACCGAGGTGCAAATGCCAGAGAAGCGAAGCGAGAGGTACTGATGAAGCGAGCGGCCTGACGGCTGTGGCGGTCGTGGTGAAGCCCTCGAAGGCCGCGATCCAGCTCCCTCGACAGAGCGCAGGAGACCGGAGAGCCAGGAGGTTAGAAGAGACGGCGCTGCGCGACGACTGGGGCACCCTCGAGCTCGAGCAGCTGCAGTTTGCGTTCGAGGCCACCCGCATAGCCCGTGAGCGCGCCGTTCGCTCCGACGACGCGGTGGCACGGCACGACGATACTGATCGGATTCCTCCCGACCGCACCCCCCACCCGGCGAGCGAGGTTGCGATCGCCGAGCTCGACCGCCAACGCACCGTACGTCGTGGTCTCTCCGTACGGGATCTCGCGCAACAGGTCCCAGACGGCATGCTGGAACGGGTCGCCGACCGGCGCAATGGGCAGGTCGAACTCCCGTCGCCGGCCTTCGAGGAACTCTGCGAGCTGTGCCGCAAACGTCACGAAGAGGGAGTCGACAGAGGCATCCACGCCCGCACCGATCGAGCCCTCCACTGGGGGGTGCCAGTGCCCCGGAAAATACACGCCCGCCATCGCGTCACCGTCGCCCACGACGAGCAATTCGCCGAGCGCGGTCGGTAGCGTGGCGTGGCGACGGCTCATGCCTCAATCTTTGCGCCTGCAGGTCGCGGCTGCGCCCACCTTTCCAGCGGAAATCAGACAGGTACGCGGACTCGGCTGGGTCTGATTGGAGGGATCCGCCTGAGGGCCCAGCCAAAGGTCGAGGCATCGCGCAGACGCAACAGGCACAGGCCCAAGCTACGCCTGACGGCACCAGCCAGAGGTCGAGGCGTCGCGCAGACGCAACAGGCAAACGCCCAAGCTGTGCCTGACGGCGTCGGGCAGAGGCCCCCGCCGCCGCGGGGTGTGCGGCGGCGGGGATCTGACCCGACGGTTCGGAGGGAGTCCGCCAGCTTGAGGGGCCGCCGCCGGCGTGCGGCCAACGCCAGGTTAACGGAGAGCGTCGTCCGATTTCTTTCATCGTGTGCCCCCAGTTCGGGTGGCGCGCCGCCCCGCTGGGCCGGTCGGGCAACCGAGGCGACGATCGCCACAGCGTCGGCCACCAGGAGCACGGCACCGATCCCGAGCCAGGCCGGCGGCTCGACGCCGGTCGACGCGATCAGCCTGGCGTCGCTTCGGCTCGACTTCGCCGGCCCGGAGGGCTCCGCCGGCGGCATGCGCATCGGCTCGACTTCGCCCGCCCGGAGGGCTCCGCCGGCGGCGTGCGCGTCGGCTCGCCCACGGGACCAACCTTGGAAATCTCGTTGATCGCGCCTGTCTCGGCCACCGGGAACCGGACCGAGGTCTGTACCGCGACCCCGATCATTCCCCTTATAGGGAGTCAAGTCCCCACTTCTCGTGGCCCGCGCTGATCAGATCCAGCCCTGCTGCCAGGCGATCTCGGCGGCCTCGTGCCGCGAAGCGGCGTCGAGCTTCGTCATCGCGGACGACAGATAGTTGCGCACGGTTCCGGGTGCGAGGTGCATGCGTTCGGCGATCTGCTGCACGCTCATCGTCGAGCGGCTGTGCCGAAGCGCGTCCAGCTCACGGTCGGTCAGCGGGCAGCGCTCGGCGGTGAGCGCGGTCGCGGCGATCTCGGGGTCGATGTACCGGCGGCCGGCCGCGACATCGCGGATCACGTTCGCGAGGTCCTCAGCCGGGGTCGACTTCGGGACGAAACCCGACACCTTCGACGCGAGCGCGCGGCGCAGTACACCAGGGCGGGCATGACGGGTGACGATGACCACGCGGGTCGGCACCTCGGCCAAGATGCGGGACGCCGCCTCGAGGCCGTCGGCCTCCGGCATCTCCAGGTCGAGCAGACAGACGTCGGGGCTTGTCTCGAGCGCGAGCGATACCGCCTCCTCGCCGTTCGCGGCGCTCGCGACCACCTCGATGTCGGGCTCGAGGTTCAGCAGTGCGATCAGCGCACCGCGGATCAGATGCTCGTCGTCGGCGACGAGCAGGCGGATCGTGCTCATGCGTTCACCTGCCCTGCGCTCACTCGCTCTTCAACGACCACCGTCGCCGTGAGCTCGAATGTGCCGGCCGAGGCATCCGCAGATGTCCAGCTCATGCGTTCACCTGCCCTGCGCTCACTCTCACGCTCTCCTCGACCGGCACCGTCGCCGTGAGCTCGAAGATGCCGGCCGAGGCATCCGTCGAGGTCTCGAGCCGCCCTCCCACGTCCGCGAGCCGCTCGCGAAGGCCCGCGAGGCCGCTGCCCGCCGCACGCGCGGCCGGGGCGACCGTCGACGCAGCGACACCGTCGTTCTCGATCGACAACACGCTGGCATCGTCGACCACGCGCAGCGTGATCGTCACGCGCGTGGCCTCGCTGTGCCGCAGGATGTTCGTCGTCGCCTCGCGCACCACCGACGCGAGCGCCGCGCGCACCGCGGCGTCCGCCGGCACCACGCCCACGCGCAACGCGCACGACGCCCCCGCAGCGGTGAGCACCTCGCGCGCGTTCTCGAGCTCGTCGTCGAGCGCAACCTGGCGGTAGCCGGCGACCAGCGAACGCGTCTCCTCGAGCGCCTGCTTCGCAATGAGCCGCGTCTCGTGGATGTGCTCGCGAGCCGCCGCCGGATCGACCTCGAGCAGGCGCTCCGCGAGCTCCGACTTCAGCGAGATCACCTGCAGATGATGCCCCTGGATGTCGTGCAGGTCCGACGCGAAGCGCAACCGCTCCTGCGTGACCGCGAGCTCGCCGGCCGTACGGCGGTGGCGTTCGAGGCGCACGACGATCTCCCACCACCACAGGCTCGAGATGAGCATGAACGGCAGCAACGTGGAGTAGATCAGAAACATGATCGCGCCGCCGCGCGGCATCTCGTCGAGCGACCGGTCGAGCACGACCATCGGGAGCACGACGTGCGCGGCGAAGAGCGCCGCCCCCACGCCGAGCACGACCCAGCGCCACATCCGCGGCACGAGGCACGCGATGAGCGACGCAGCCGCCCAGAGCGGCACCGCCGTCGCGAACTCGACACCGGGCACGAACAGGCCAAGCACCCATACGACGCCGGCCGACCCGACGAGCGCCGCCGTCCAGCCCGCGGCGGGCAGCCCACCCGCACGCCCCGCCCGCAGGAACCAGCAGTACCGGATCTGCACCGCCGCCGAGACCACCACCGCGACGATCAGCACCATCGTGAACGGGTCGCGCGTCGCGAGGACGTCCTCGAGCAAGGTCAACGCGACGACCGCCTCGAAGAAGCCCACGAAGAACACGATCGAGGTGAGCGTGTAGTACCAGGTGGTCTGCACACTGCGGGCGTGCTCGGCAGGCATGCTTCCGAGCGTAGGGCAGTGACAAATGTCACGGCGCGAGATGCGATTCACGTCACAAAGAGGTGACGCCGCGACACTGCCGCGGCGGCCGCGGATCCGGTGGACTCGACACATCACCGAGGACGACCCACCGGCGGACTCGGCACCTCACCGATTGCGACCCACCGGTCGCCGATCGGACCCGCACCACAACGTCAGGAGCACACCATGAGCCTCATCGAAACCTTCCAGGACCTCGTCGCGCAGGTGCCCGAACTCGTGCAGCCCCTCATCGTCGCCGGTGCCGGCGCCATCCCCTTCATCGAGGGCGAAGGGGCCGTCTCGATCGGCATCCTCGGCGGGATCCACCCCGTGGTCGCCGCGATCGCGGCCATGATCGGTAACTTCGCGTGCGTCGCCGTGCTGGTGCTGATCAGCGCGGGCGCACGCCAGGCCGTCGTCACGCGACACCACGAGCGCGTGCAGGCGCGCGTGTCTGCGGCCGCCGCCGGACAGAGCCCGACCTCGGACGCCGGCGACATGGACCTCACCGACATCCCCGAGTCGCCCAGGAAGCAGAAGTTCCAGAAGGCACTCGTGAAGTACGGCGTGCCCGGCGTGAGCCTGCTCGGACCGCTGCTGCTGCCCACGCAGTTCACCGCGACCATGCTCGCCGCGGCCGGGGTCGGCAAGGCCCGCATCCTGATCTGGCAGGGCGTCGCGATCTTCCTCTGGACGACCGCGTTCGCGATCCTCATCAGCGGCGTGCTCTACGCGGTGCGCTGAGCGACGCTGTAGGACCAAACACTGTAGGACCAAACACTGTACGACCAGACACTGCACGACCAGACACTGCACGACCAGACACGACGACGCCCGGCCGGGATCGGCCGGGCGTTGTCGCGTCTGCTGACGTCAGCGGGCGGTGCGGCGGCGGACGGCGAGCGCGAGGCCGGCGAGACCGGCCAGCACGAGCGCGAGGGCTGCCACGAGCCAGACGGATGCCTCGACGCCGGTGTGTGCGATCGTGCCGCCGTCCTGCGCCGCGGGCGCCGCGGGTGCCGCGGGTGCGGGCGACGGTGTGGGCGTGCGCGGCGGATCGGCCACCGGGCCGGTCGTGGAGACCTCGACGATGCGGCCGTCTTCGCCCACCGAGAACCAGACCGACGTCGACACGTCGACGCCGTCGGCACCGGTCGCGGAGAAGCGCAGCTCGTGCGCGCCGAACGGCACGGTCGCGAGTGTCGCCGAAGCGGCGACGGCTCCCTCGGCGGATGCCTCGCCCGCCGCGATCTCGGTCGGCTCCGAGTACAGCACGACCGACCAGCCTGAGGACGGCGCGAGGCCCGAGGCATCCGCCCCGATCTCGATGCCGGATGCCTCGTCACCGGGCTCGCCCGGGAAGGTGAGCGTCAGCTCGGGCTGCGCGACGACCAAGTCGAACGCGCGCGGTGCGACGTCACCCGTCGCGTTACGCGCGGTGAGCTCGAACGCGAACTCGCCGGCCTCGGTCGGGGTGCCGGCCAGCGCCCAGCCGGTGTCGGTCTGTGCCAGGTCGATGCCGGCGGGCAGGGCGCCGCCCGTGAGCTCGAAGCTCACCGCGTTCGCCGCCTCGAGCGGCAGCTCGGCGGCGACGTTGCGGTTCACCGTCGGGAAGGACTCGGTGACCCACGCCACGAACGCGGCCGAGACCTCGCCCGTGAACCGCTGCTCGACCTGCACGTCGCCGTTCGTCGCCGAGATCGTCACGTCGTACGCACCGAACGCCGAAGGCGTGCCGACGACGACCCCGTCGTCGAGGATGAGCCCGGCCGGCAGCTCGCCGTCGGTCACCGTGAAGCCCGTGGCATCCGTCGCGTCCAGCCGGATCGAGAACGGCAGGCCCTCGCGGAGCCCGCCGAACTCGGTGGTCTGCCACTCCGGCTCGTCGCGCACCTCGACCGTGAGCTCCTGCGTGTGCTCGGCGACGCCGTTCCACATGGTCACGGTGACCGTGGTCGTGCCCGCGTCGAGGGCGACGAACTCGATGCCCCCGCCCGCCGCGAGGTTCGCCTCGAGGATGTCGTCGTCCGCGGCCGCCACGCCGCGGACCTCGCCGTGCTCGACCGTCTCCGGGATCAGCAGTCCATTGCCCGCGGTCATGAGGAAGGAGCTCTCGCCCGTCCAGACCGGCACGTCGCGCACGTCGATCGTGAACGTGCGGGTGCTGCCCTCGCCGTCGGCGTTCGCCGCGCGGATGCTCGACTCGAAGCGACCGGCCTCGGTCACCGTGCCGTGCACGCGGCCGTCCTCGTCGAGGGTGAGCCCAGTCGGCAGCGCGCCCGACTCCAGCGTGAAGCGTACCGCGTAGTCCGCGTCGAACGCGTCGTCGATGACCAGGCCGACCTCGAGCAGACCGAAGAACTCGGTGACCCACTCGACCGAACCGTCGGCGACCGTGCCCGTGAAGCGCTGCTCGACCCAGATGAGGCCGTTCGTCGCGCCGATCGTGACGTCATAGGGACCGTGCGCGGTCGGGGTGCCGGCGATGACGCGGTCGTCGAAGGTGAGGCCGGCCGGCAGCTCGCCCTCGGTGATCCTGAAGCCCGTCGTGGCTGACGCGCTGAGCTCGAGCTCGTAGGCCTCGCCGACGCGTGGCTCGCCGAGCGAAGTGGTGCGCCAGGCGGGCTCAAAACGCGCGTCGAACGAGAAGGTCCGATACGGCCCGAAGCCATCGGCGTTCTGCGCCTGCACCATGATGGAACCCGATGCGCCGATGAGCGTGCCGTGGAGACGACCGTCCGGATCGAGCGTGAGGCCGAACGGGAGCACCCCTGCCGCGATGAATCGCTCAGCGTTGGTGGCCTCGAATTGCAGATCCACCGGATGACCGACGGTGAACGGGCCGATCTGCCGCGTGACCCACTCCACCGCACCCGCAGCGACCCGGCCCGTGAACCGCTGGGCCGTCTCGGCGCCGGCGTGGCTCGCCGTGATCTCGACGTCGTAGGGGCCGTACTCGGTCGGCGTGCCGGTGACGGTGTCGCCCTCGAGGGTGACGCCGGCCGGCAGCGCGCCCGCGGTCACGCGGTAGCCCGTGGCATCCGATGCCTGCAGGGTCGTGCTGGACGCCGTGCCGACCTGTAGCGCCTCGAGCGAGGTGGTCTGCCAGACCGGCGCGGCCGGGTGCACGACGAAGTTGAAGTCGCGGTAGGTGCCGGCGCCGCCGTTGGCGACAATGATCCGCGTCAGGAACGTGCCGGTCTCGGTCGGTGTACCAGCGATCCGGCCGTCGCGATGGAGTGCCAGGCCGGTCGGCAGCGAGGCCTGGGCGATGAATCCGTTCTGGTAACGCGCCTCGAGCTGGAACTCGTACGGCACGCCGATCGTCGCCGCGGGCACCCGTTCGGTGATCCACCGCGGGATGGGCGGAAAGACCGTGCCGCTGAACGTGTGGTTGGTGGCGCCGCCGTCGCCGTTCGCGCCCATCGTGAACTCGTACCGGTACGAGCCGTTGTCACTCCGGATCTCAGGCGTGCCCGAAATCACGTTGCCGCTCAGCGTCAATCCCGGTGGCAGCTCGCCCCCCGCCACGTAATAGGCCATGGCGTCAGAGGCACGCAGGCCGAGGCTGAACGGCTGACCCGACCGCACCTCGCCGAGGCTCGTGGTCTGCCACACGGGCGCCGGGGTCGGCGGGGCGATGTGGAGCGTGAACACGCGGTCGGCGCTGCCGGCCAGGTTGGTGGCGCGCACCGTGAACGTGAACGAGCCGCTGACCGACAGCGTTCCACTGAGCTTGCCTGCTGAGGACAGCGAGATTCCTGCCGGGGTCGCGCCCGCGACGACTGAGAACGTGTCGGCGAACGGGGAGACCCCGAGGTCCACGTCGTACGAAAGCCCGGAGGTGGCAGCCGGCACGGACGCGGTCTGCCAGACCGGCGTGTCGTGCACGCGCACGTCGACGGTGTACGTGCGCCAAACGGGCATCGGGGGGCTCGACTCGGCGAGGAACACGAGCGTGAACAGGCCCGCCTCGGTCGGCGTGCCGACGAGCGCGAAATCCGGAGATGGGCTCTCGACCTGGAGGCCCGCCGGGAGCCGAGTGGAGGGGTCGATGCCGTATGCCCGCACGTCGGCGCGATCGACGACGACGACGCGGCCCCCATCCTGACCGATCACGTAGTCGATCGAGCTGAGCGCCTCAGGCTCGGCGTGCGCCGGTGCGATCGGGGTGAGCACGAGAGCGGTCACCGCGAGCAGCAGCGCGACGAGCGCGGCGATCGGGCGGTTCAGACGGCGGAGGGGTGCGGGCGCGGAGGGGTGCATGCGGGCAGGGCGTCCTTGCGTCGGGGCCGCGTGTAGGGGGTGCGGCTCAGGGTAAGGATATGGGAGAAATGCGTCCGGTTGGTAAGGGTGGGGTGGTGGCAGCCCGGGCGGATGTCTCGGGCGGAAGTGCGCGATCGATCACCTGGTCCGCGAGGGCGATCAGAGGTTTGCACGTTTCCAAGAAGCGCCCGGCCCCGTCCGGGCGACGAATCGAGCCCGAATTCGCGTGAGACCTCCACATACGGTGTCCACATCGCGCGGCGTACGTTCTCCCGTACTTCGGCAGGAGTACGTTCGAACGTACAGCCCGACCCTGGCTCGACCGAGAACCGTATGCCCCCAAGGAGCCCCATGCCCCACCCGCTGCACGTCGTCGCTGCGGTGATCGAGCATGAGGGTCGCATCCTCGCGTGCCGGCGGCGAGCCGGCAAGGCGGACGCCGGCAAGTGGGAGTTCCCCGGCGGCAAAGTCGAGGAGGGCGAGACGGCGGCGGACGCGCTGGTCCGTGAGATCGCCGAGGAGCTCAGCGTCGGCATCGAGGTCCACGACGAGCTCAGCACCGACGACACGGACGTCGGCGGCCGAGTCATCCGTCTCACCTGCCTCCGCGCCACCCTCACGACGAACCGCCCCACCGCCAGCACCGACCACGACGCCATGCGGTGGGCGACACCGCCGGAACTGCTGACGCTCGACTGGGCCGCACCAGACCTCC is a genomic window of Agromyces protaetiae containing:
- a CDS encoding TetR/AcrR family transcriptional regulator; this translates as MRPDPRQIRTRQALVAALTRLLERRPLDEITVAELCREAGVHRTTFYGHADGVPEFALAEFSRDIDRIAEVDVEPTAEAPEEVADRYLSSMRRILDHIAEERAGYRTLFGPVTRGIFRTAVDDRLRHRARLALEVWREQRVPGAPRTEEAIEQAAAYVAGGLVGAIETWALSDETDASAEAARIATLMPAWWPRRGTQR
- a CDS encoding SDR family oxidoreductase; translated protein: MGASHARLLVEEGAKVVIGDLLDAEGEVLAAELGENVRYVHLDVTDYAQWEQAVKLAVDEFGGLDVVVNNAGIANFGPVDEYSLEAWDKMIAINLTGVFYGIRAAAPALKQSGKGSIINISSTAGLQGYEALPGYNAAKYGVRGLTKNAALDLGQYNIRVNSVHPGVIRTPMTDELDTPQNHVALHRVGEPIELSNLVLFLASDESSFSTGAEFVADGGETAGLAHYES
- a CDS encoding HNH endonuclease signature motif containing protein, producing MQDMIPPPADIGSHVEAQAELAALIDASVELRQALARLDAQRLVSIHEAIQFAVSRARSFVSSHLGRTGQYELARRAVIAELAVAWRVSERTMQRLASESYMLCTALPSTLAAMSEGEIDAAHVRVIVEAVSAVEGSSDALARADAELASLARGVTPAKLRHDAKRLLEQVQIETVVQRHERAFADRAVQLEPAPDGMAWLAVQMRATDALLVRDRLKQAVTVAKADASESRTCAQLEADLARDLLLYGAPVGDAAAGTGLASIRPTVHVTVPVLSLLGLDESPADLDGYGPIDAETARRLAANAPSFTRLLTHPISGAVLDVDRGSYRVPADLRTWLQVRDRTCRFPGCTRRAVRCEVDHSAAWAADHGATAHDNLAHLCAFHHHLKHETAWSLRHLDGGVLEWTSLTGAVYRTTPEGDLRAGSLQQAIEAARRAFGQNEVLADAADPGDECGDLDDSDSDSELAPAPDSDSELDPDSDSDSTLDLDPDPDPDSGRRPGLNSAHRRRRRPPAVYEETVGF
- a CDS encoding methylated-DNA--[protein]-cysteine S-methyltransferase, whose amino-acid sequence is MSRRHATLPTALGELLVVGDGDAMAGVYFPGHWHPPVEGSIGAGVDASVDSLFVTFAAQLAEFLEGRRREFDLPIAPVGDPFQHAVWDLLREIPYGETTTYGALAVELGDRNLARRVGGAVGRNPISIVVPCHRVVGANGALTGYAGGLERKLQLLELEGAPVVAQRRLF
- a CDS encoding response regulator transcription factor, with translation MSTIRLLVADDEHLIRGALIALLNLEPDIEVVASAANGEEAVSLALETSPDVCLLDLEMPEADGLEAASRILAEVPTRVVIVTRHARPGVLRRALASKVSGFVPKSTPAEDLANVIRDVAAGRRYIDPEIAATALTAERCPLTDRELDALRHSRSTMSVQQIAERMHLAPGTVRNYLSSAMTKLDAASRHEAAEIAWQQGWI
- a CDS encoding sensor histidine kinase; the encoded protein is MPAEHARSVQTTWYYTLTSIVFFVGFFEAVVALTLLEDVLATRDPFTMVLIVAVVVSAAVQIRYCWFLRAGRAGGLPAAGWTAALVGSAGVVWVLGLFVPGVEFATAVPLWAAASLIACLVPRMWRWVVLGVGAALFAAHVVLPMVVLDRSLDEMPRGGAIMFLIYSTLLPFMLISSLWWWEIVVRLERHRRTAGELAVTQERLRFASDLHDIQGHHLQVISLKSELAERLLEVDPAAAREHIHETRLIAKQALEETRSLVAGYRQVALDDELENAREVLTAAGASCALRVGVVPADAAVRAALASVVREATTNILRHSEATRVTITLRVVDDASVLSIENDGVAASTVAPAARAAGSGLAGLRERLADVGGRLETSTDASAGIFELTATVPVEESVRVSAGQVNA
- a CDS encoding small multidrug efflux protein, with the translated sequence MSLIETFQDLVAQVPELVQPLIVAGAGAIPFIEGEGAVSIGILGGIHPVVAAIAAMIGNFACVAVLVLISAGARQAVVTRHHERVQARVSAAAAGQSPTSDAGDMDLTDIPESPRKQKFQKALVKYGVPGVSLLGPLLLPTQFTATMLAAAGVGKARILIWQGVAIFLWTTAFAILISGVLYAVR
- a CDS encoding putative Ig domain-containing protein; its protein translation is MHPSAPAPLRRLNRPIAALVALLLAVTALVLTPIAPAHAEPEALSSIDYVIGQDGGRVVVVDRADVRAYGIDPSTRLPAGLQVESPSPDFALVGTPTEAGLFTLVFLAESSPPMPVWRTYTVDVRVHDTPVWQTASVPAATSGLSYDVDLGVSPFADTFSVVAGATPAGISLSSAGKLSGTLSVSGSFTFTVRATNLAGSADRVFTLHIAPPTPAPVWQTTSLGEVRSGQPFSLGLRASDAMAYYVAGGELPPGLTLSGNVISGTPEIRSDNGSYRYEFTMGANGDGGATNHTFSGTVFPPIPRWITERVPAATIGVPYEFQLEARYQNGFIAQASLPTGLALHRDGRIAGTPTETGTFLTRIIVANGGAGTYRDFNFVVHPAAPVWQTTSLEALQVGTASSTTLQASDATGYRVTAGALPAGVTLEGDTVTGTPTEYGPYDVEITASHAGAETAQRFTGRVAAGAVEWVTRQIGPFTVGHPVDLQFEATNAERFIAAGVLPFGLTLDPDGRLHGTLIGASGSIMVQAQNADGFGPYRTFSFDARFEPAWRTTSLGEPRVGEAYELELSASATTGFRITEGELPAGLTFDDRVIAGTPTAHGPYDVTIGATNGLIWVEQRFTGTVADGSVEWVTEFFGLLEVGLVIDDAFDADYAVRFTLESGALPTGLTLDEDGRVHGTVTEAGRFESSIRAANADGEGSTRTFTIDVRDVPVWTGESSFLMTAGNGLLIPETVEHGEVRGVAAADDDILEANLAAGGGIEFVALDAGTTTVTVTMWNGVAEHTQELTVEVRDEPEWQTTEFGGLREGLPFSIRLDATDATGFTVTDGELPAGLILDDGVVVGTPSAFGAYDVTISATNGDVQVEQRFTGEVSAAFVAWVTESFPTVNRNVAAELPLEAANAVSFELTGGALPAGIDLAQTDTGWALAGTPTEAGEFAFELTARNATGDVAPRAFDLVVAQPELTLTFPGEPGDEASGIEIGADASGLAPSSGWSVVLYSEPTEIAAGEASAEGAVAASATLATVPFGAHELRFSATGADGVDVSTSVWFSVGEDGRIVEVSTTGPVADPPRTPTPSPAPAAPAAPAAQDGGTIAHTGVEASVWLVAALALVLAGLAGLALAVRRRTAR
- a CDS encoding (deoxy)nucleoside triphosphate pyrophosphohydrolase, which translates into the protein MPHPLHVVAAVIEHEGRILACRRRAGKADAGKWEFPGGKVEEGETAADALVREIAEELSVGIEVHDELSTDDTDVGGRVIRLTCLRATLTTNRPTASTDHDAMRWATPPELLTLDWAAPDLPAVRLLAGTPATNTPEPSRGS